The genomic interval ATCGACGTGTTCCGGCGCCTCCTCGCGACCCTCGGCGAAATCCGCAGGAACAGGAACGCGCTTCTCTTTCTGATCGCCTTCTGGCTCTACAGCGACGGGATCGGTACGATCATCAAAATGGCGGTGGTCTACGGCGCCGAGGTCGGGATCGGACGGTCCGATCTTATCGGCGCCCTTCTTCTGGTGCAGTTCGTCGGCGTCCCCTGTTCCACCCTGTTCGGGCGGGCGGCGCGCCGCACCGGCGCCCGCGCCGGGATCCTCTTCGGACTCGCCGTCTACGCCGCCATCGCCATCGGCGCCCTCTTCCTCTCCCGGCCCTGGCATTTCTGGGCGCTCGCCCTCGGCGTCGGCGCCGTGCAAGGGGGGACGCAGGCGCTCTCCCGCTCCCTCTTCGCCTCAATCGCGCCGGCGCGGCGGAGCGCGGCGTGGTTCGGGTTCTACAGCACCAGCGCCCGTTTCGCCGGCATCGCCGGCCCTCTCCTCTTCGCCCTCACCGGGCAGATCACCGGTTCGAGCCGCTTCGGCACGGTCCCTCTTCTCCTTTTCTTCACGGCCGGCGCGGCGCTCCTCGCGCGGGTACGGCCGGGACGCGTCGAATAAAACGCCCGGCGCGGGAGCCGGACGCCCGTTCTTGCCCGCCGACCACCCCTCGGCTATACTCCCCCCGTTCGTCCATCCAAGCAATCCGCCTACCGGGGGAAACGACCATGCGCTTCGAAACCCGGACCGTGAGGGCGGGCCTTCGACCCGATCCGACCACAGGGGCGATCGTCCCGCCGATCGTGCAATCCGCGACCTACGTGCTCGAAGAAGTCGGCAAGACCAAAGGATTCGACTACACGCGTTCCTCCAACCCGACCCGAAAAATGCTCGAGCAAAACCTGGCCGCTCTCGAAGAGGGGAAATGGGCCGCCGTGTTCGCCTCCGGGCTCGCCGCGGTGGACGCCGTCTTCCGGCTCTTCCGGCCGGGGGATCACATCGTGAGCACCGACGACGTCTACGGCGGCGTCTACCGACTATTGGAGAGGCTCTTCGTCCCCTGGGGCTTGAAGGTCACCTTCACGGACAGCACCGACCCGGCGGCGGTGCGCCGCGCCATCCGCAAAAGCACGCGGATGGTGTGGATCGAAACGCCCACCAACCCGCTTCTGAAAATCACCGATCTGGAGGCGGTGGGACGGATCTGCCGCGACCGGGGCGTGCTGTTCGCCGTGGATTCGACCTTCGCCACGCCGGCCCTCCTCCGGCCCCTCAATCTGGGGGCGGACCTGGTCATGCACTCCACCACCAAATACATCTCCGGCCATAACCAGATCATCGGAGGGGCGGTGATCGGCAGGGATCGGGATCTGGGAGACCGCTTCCACTTCCTGCAGAAGGCGGTCGGGGCGGTACCGAGCCCCTTCGATTGCTGGCTCACGCTCAGCGGCGTAAAAACCCTTTCGGTGCGAATGGAACGGCACCAGAAAAACGCGATGGAAGTGGCCCGCTTTCTGGAGGGGCATCCCAAGGTGCGACGCATCTACTATCCCGGCTTGACGAGCCACCCGCAGCACGAGACCGCCCGCCGCCAGATGGACGGCTTCGGCGGAATGATCACTTTTGAACTCAAGGGGGGCTTGGCCGCGGGCCGCCGCCTGATGAACCGCGTAAAGCTCTGTTCCCTCGCGGAGAGCCTCGGCGCCGTGGAGACGATGATCACCCACCCGGTCACCATGACCCACGCCGACGTCCCCCGAGAAGAGCGGATGGCACGGGGCTTGACGGACGGGCTGGTCCGCCTCTCCGTCGGCATCGAGAACGTCCGGGACATCATCGACGATCTGGAGCGGGCGCTGGCGTAGCCTTCGGCCCGGAGCCGCGCCGGCCCTCGCCGGACGGGAGGTTCGCTCATGCAGATTCCTGTTCTGGACCGCGGTTTCATCCGCGTCGTGGAATGCGTCGGGGGCGACGAAGCGGTGGTGCGTTCCGCCCGGGTCAGCTTCGGCCAGGAAACCAAGGGGGAGGAGAAGGACAGGAAACTGATCCGCTATCTGCTCACCCACGGCCACGAAACCCCCTTCGAACACGCCGTCTTCCAGTTCCACGTCAAATGCCCCCTCTTCGTGGCGAGACAGTGGCTCCGGCATCGCTGGTCCAGCTTCAACGAGATCAGCGGCCGCTACACCGTCTTCGACGATGAGGAGTACTACGTTCCCGACCGGATACGCGT from Candidatus Eisenbacteria bacterium carries:
- a CDS encoding PLP-dependent transferase, translating into MRFETRTVRAGLRPDPTTGAIVPPIVQSATYVLEEVGKTKGFDYTRSSNPTRKMLEQNLAALEEGKWAAVFASGLAAVDAVFRLFRPGDHIVSTDDVYGGVYRLLERLFVPWGLKVTFTDSTDPAAVRRAIRKSTRMVWIETPTNPLLKITDLEAVGRICRDRGVLFAVDSTFATPALLRPLNLGADLVMHSTTKYISGHNQIIGGAVIGRDRDLGDRFHFLQKAVGAVPSPFDCWLTLSGVKTLSVRMERHQKNAMEVARFLEGHPKVRRIYYPGLTSHPQHETARRQMDGFGGMITFELKGGLAAGRRLMNRVKLCSLAESLGAVETMITHPVTMTHADVPREERMARGLTDGLVRLSVGIENVRDIIDDLERALA